In the Arachis ipaensis cultivar K30076 chromosome B10, Araip1.1, whole genome shotgun sequence genome, one interval contains:
- the LOC107621074 gene encoding caffeoylshikimate esterase-like — IFTTTPPLSPNYLSNPNPLHPATTPLSLSNLKFHYHPFHPPPLLKLFTQWWLPLPPAIVTGTLVLVHGFIGESSWFLQLTAIYFAKAGFATCAIDHQGHGFSNGLIAHIPDINPVVDDCIVFFDEFRSRFDPSLPSFLYSESLGGAIALLITLRCRDSPENVSSTNRA; from the coding sequence ATCTTCACCACCACACCACCTCTTTCACCCAATTACCTTTCTAACCCTAATCCTCTTCACCCTGCCACCACCCCTCTTTctctttctaatctcaaattccACTACCACCCCTTTCACCCACCACCACTCCTCAAACTCTTCACTCAATGGTGGCTCCCGCTACCCCCCGCAATCGTCACTGGAACCCTCGTCCTTGTTCACGGATTTATCGGCGAATCCAGCTGGTTCCTCCAGCTCACCGCCATCTACTTCGCCAAGGCCGGATTCGCCACCTGCGCCATTGACCATCAGGGCCACGGCTTTTCCAACGGCCTCATCGCCCACATCCCTGACATCAACCCCGTTGTCGACGACTGCATCGTCTTCTTTGACGAATTCCGCTCTCGCTTCGATCCTTCTCTTCCTTCATTCCTTTACTCCGAATCTCTCGGTGGCGCAATCGCGCTATTAATCACTCTTCGCTGCCGCGACTCGCCGGAAAATGTCTCATCCACGAACCGAGCGTGA